The Verrucomicrobiia bacterium sequence CGACATGAACGGCAACCGGGTGCCCCGGGGGAGATGCACCTCCGTGATCGGCGCCGTCTCCGCCGCCTCGAACAGATCGCCCAGATCCCCCTGCCACCCCCATTGGCGAAGGATCGATGCGATGTCCGGGCGCAGCGTCGGATCGCGGAAACGGGCGCGCAGTTCCTCGGGCCGTTGTATCGGCGGGGCAAACCGCGTCGCCGGGTTCCCCAAATGCGTCGCGCGATGCGGTTGCGCCGCGACCGGCAGCGACGCCAGCCACAGCCACGCCAACGCAACGCCCAGGAATGCCGTGCATGTCCGTCTCATCGATCTGAACGGCAGTCTGCCCCACCCTCCCCACCAATCCAAGGCTAAGCCGTATCCATGGAGTCAGGAGGAGGGCGATGGCGCCGCGGATTCCCGGGCAGGACGAGGCGTGAGCGAGGCGCGGATCGGAACCGGGTTACGGAACGAGCGAACGACGAAGCTCCTGCCCGAAGAGATCAAGCCAGCGCGCCCGACCTTGCCGCGTGGCTACGGCTCAGCGCCTTCCACCGCGTCCACCCCTTCGATCCGCCACGGCCGGCTGTTGTCCGGTACGGCGGTCAGTCCCTCGATCCGCACCCGATGGCCGTGCCGGACCTGGAGGACCGGCTGGGCGCCGCTGTTGGCCAGGCGCACATCGCGGAGGGTCAGCGTGTCGAACCGGTCGACGTCGAGCACCGGTTGATCGAGGTGGGCCCCGTGCAGCGACAGGGAAACGTTCTCCAGGGTCAGTTGAAACTGACGTCCGGCGTCGCCCACCACACGGGTGGTGCGCGCAAGCCGGGTCGCCCGGATGTTCCTGAAGTGGAGCCGGCGCGCCGGCTGGCCCTGCATCCAGCCCCCGCGCTCGAAGTCGTACAAATACAGCGCCTCCGCCCGGTCCACCGTCAGGTTCTCAATGAGCCAGTCGTCGCTCGGCCGCTGGGGATGGCGGTCGCGCGGGGCAAAATGGACGAAGGCGCCCAGCATGTTGGTCCGGCCGCTGATCTTGTGCTCGTACTCGCCCGGCCCCCACAGGTGGCAGTCCCGGACAACCAGTCGCTCGCACCCCAGGCGAAACCCGTTGCAGGACGAGTTGATCCGGCAGTTGAGGATCTCGAAGTCCGCGTTGTCGCACCCGGCAAACCCGTCGTCGCCCGTCCGGAAATCGCAATCCACCACCCGGAATCGTTCACAGCGCTGGGTGTGCAGGGCGTCGTGGCCGCCCCGCACCCTGACGCCTGCCACAACGGCATCGCGGCAGTCGAAGCACATCAGGGCATAATTCCCGGCGCGCCGGACCGTGATGTCGCGGATCGAAATGTCGCGGCAGTTCCGCAGCACCAGGGCGTGCGGCCCGCGGAACCCCTCCTCCCCCTGCGGACGGGTGCAGTCCACACCATCGATCGTGCCCGGCCCGTCGATGCGGATATTCGTCGCGTCCAACGCGGTCAGCAGCGCATTGGACCATTCGCCGTCGCCCCATTGCCTCCGGCCGCCGGACCCGTCGCCGAACGCCGGGTAGTCCTGCCAGTCGTCCGACCCCTGAAGAATGGCGCCCTCCTCGAGATGCAGGCGCACATTCGATTTCAGCAGGAGGGCGCCGGTGCGGAAACGTCCCGGCGGCACGCGCACCGTTCCGCCGCCGGCCGCGTGACAGGCATCCAGGGCGGCCTGAATCGCGACGGTGTTCCGGTCGCTCCGGTGAGTCCGCGCACCGCGATCCGTGATGCGCACGTCGAGGCCCTGAGCCGATCGGGGCTCGGCTCGCAGTTCGAACCGCGAACCCAGGACCGGGATGGACGCGGCAGCGAAACCGAGACGTCGCAGGAATTCGCGTCGAGGGGTTCGGCCGGCGGGGCAGGGCAGGGAAGGCATGGCTTTCATGGCGGGTTGCGGTCAGATCCCCCGACACGCGGACCCGGGCGGGGGATGGCCCGAGTCCCCGGACTCGCCATGGACGCGAATCCTGTCGGTTACGGCGGAGGCTGCTCCGTGCCCTGACGGGTGCAACGCACCGCACCGGTGGCGCCGCAGCATCGCTTGAACTTGATCTTGGGATCGAACGGACAGGGGTCGTTGCGGCCGATCTTGGGACCCAATCGGACCGGTGGGACCGGATCGGCTGCCAGCCTGGCGGCCTCCTGCTCGCGTGCCCGCGCCATGATGGCCGCAGCTTCCTCGTTCGCCTTGAGGATCTGCTGCATCATTCGATCCGACATCCGGCTGGTCTCGAAGGACTCGGACTTCCTGGGACGCCCCCGCTTGCGCGTAAAGATGCCGTCGTCGTCATCCTCAGAACCTGCCGATACAGCCCCCGGACTTTTCGGAGCGTGGAACGCTTCTGCCCCCAGCTCCGGATCATCCAGCAGATCCCTGGCGTCCAGGGAGGGCGCCAGCCGGAGACCGTAATCGGTGCAGACGCGACGCAACTGATGAATGCTCAGCGTGCGGCCATAGGTTCGCCTGAACCACAACTTGATCTCGTCCGCGCGCCACAAATTGCCGGGCGCGGGATCGTCCGCC is a genomic window containing:
- a CDS encoding right-handed parallel beta-helix repeat-containing protein — its product is MKAMPSLPCPAGRTPRREFLRRLGFAAASIPVLGSRFELRAEPRSAQGLDVRITDRGARTHRSDRNTVAIQAALDACHAAGGGTVRVPPGRFRTGALLLKSNVRLHLEEGAILQGSDDWQDYPAFGDGSGGRRQWGDGEWSNALLTALDATNIRIDGPGTIDGVDCTRPQGEEGFRGPHALVLRNCRDISIRDITVRRAGNYALMCFDCRDAVVAGVRVRGGHDALHTQRCERFRVVDCDFRTGDDGFAGCDNADFEILNCRINSSCNGFRLGCERLVVRDCHLWGPGEYEHKISGRTNMLGAFVHFAPRDRHPQRPSDDWLIENLTVDRAEALYLYDFERGGWMQGQPARRLHFRNIRATRLARTTRVVGDAGRQFQLTLENVSLSLHGAHLDQPVLDVDRFDTLTLRDVRLANSGAQPVLQVRHGHRVRIEGLTAVPDNSRPWRIEGVDAVEGAEP